A region of Paractinoplanes abujensis DNA encodes the following proteins:
- a CDS encoding PAS domain-containing protein, with the protein MPVTVSLRATRFGSGLLLSWRYHDHDRRLAARIDRMQRVADLGWAEWDLVTGRTEWSPLTYEILRRDPHTGPVKLTGLHRYVHPDDVGAFHEAVRAVSREARPVDVRVRFRRHGGSVAVRLIADAVCDVNGRVVAVHGVLRPLNAAGQQ; encoded by the coding sequence GTGCCGGTGACAGTGAGCCTGCGGGCGACGCGTTTCGGCTCCGGTCTGCTGCTCAGCTGGCGTTACCACGACCACGATCGACGCCTTGCGGCGCGGATCGACCGGATGCAGCGCGTCGCTGACCTGGGGTGGGCCGAGTGGGACCTGGTGACCGGCCGTACCGAATGGTCGCCGCTGACCTACGAGATCCTGCGTCGCGACCCGCACACAGGACCCGTGAAGCTGACCGGGCTGCACCGTTATGTCCATCCCGACGACGTCGGCGCATTCCATGAGGCGGTGCGGGCGGTCAGCCGCGAGGCGCGGCCGGTGGACGTCCGCGTCCGGTTCCGCCGCCACGGAGGCAGTGTCGCCGTCCGGTTGATCGCTGACGCGGTCTGCGACGTGAACGGCCGAGTGGTGGCGGTCCACGGCGTCCTGCGACCGTTGAATGCGGCCGGCCAGCAATGA